A segment of the Catenuloplanes nepalensis genome:
GGCCCGCACCCCGGCCGGATCCGCGCTCTCGAACCGGTGCCCGAACCGCCGCTGCTCCAGCACCCGCCCGGTGAGCCGGACGAAGCCACCGGCCCGTGTGATCGTCTCCGCGTCCGCTCGTGTCATGTCCCCGACGGTAGAGCCTGTGTTGACCGTTCCGGCGATCGCGTACCCCGGGAATCGACGCATCCCCGGTCTTGGTTCTTGCACCGCGGAACGTGCAGGGAGGCCCCCGGGGCCGACCGGTGCCCGCGGGAGCACTCGGAAGGTGACCCGCCGGAAGCGGGAAAATCATTGGCTTTCAAAGGTTTTTCACTGGGTACTGTTCGTGGTCATGCGTGCGAATGAGATTCTGCTCGACGCGTTCGGGCGCCTTCCGGAGCTGGTCGGCGGCGCGGTGGACGGCCTGACGCCGGAACAGCTGCGGTGGGCGCCGGGCGACGGCGTGCGGTTACTCAGCGTGTACGACGACGACGCGCAGCACGCGGGTCAGGCCGCATACGTTCGGGGGCTGCTGCCGGAGGCCGGAGTCTGAAACGATCGTCCACATGCGGGAGGCGGAGGCGCTGCGGGCTGCGTACGACGGGGTGACGGCGGCGCTGTCACCGCTGAGCCCGATGGAGTTGCTGGCACCGACCCGGTGTCACGGCTGGACGGTCGCGGACGTGGTGCACCACCTGACGTCGGACGCGCAGCGGGCGCTGGTCGCGCTGGCCACGCCCGCGGCCGGCCCGGCGACGCGCACGTTCGTGACCTACTGGCAGTCCACGCCGTCCCCGGCACCGGACTGGGAGAGCGCCGAGCGCGAGGCGGCCGCGTCCGCCTGGGCCGGCCGCCGCGCCGCCTCCGTGGCCCGGTCGCCCGAGCTCCTGGCCGGCCTGTGGCGCTCGACGTCGGTCGCCGCCGTGCACGCGGCCTTCGCGGCGCCGCACGCGTTCGTCGCCACCCAGGGTCACGTGCTCTCCACGCCCGACCTGCTCACCACGCTCGCCACCGAGGCCGTCATCCACCACCTGGACCTCCTGCTCGGCCTGCCCACCGCCCCCGAGCCCGCCGTGTCCACACTGGACGGGCTGCTCGCGCTGCACGGCGGCGTCCGCCCCGCCGACTGGGGCATCGAGGACTACCTGCTGAAGGGCTCCGGCCGCCTCGCCCTCAGCACCACCGACCGCACCACCCTCGGCCCCTCCGCCGGCCTCTTCCCCCTGCTCGGCTGAGCGCCGGTCAGATCAGATCGTGCTCGGCCGGCTCGGTGTTGAGCAGCCAGGCGAGCGGCATCGTGGCGCGAGGCGCGTACCTGTCACCCTGAAGCTGGTGCAGCGTGACGGTCTGGGCCACGTCCTGGTCGATGATCCAGTACTGCGGGATGCCCGCTGCCGCGTACTCGTTGCGTTTGGTCACGAGATCTATGCCCTCGGAAGCGGGCGAAACGATCTCGACGACGAGCAGCACGTCGGCCGCGGAGAGCCAGATGCCGTCGGCCTGAGGCTTGCTCCACACGACGAGATCGGGAATCCGGCCGCCGACCCCACCGGACCGGCCGGAGATCCGCAGGCCGACCGCCTGAGCGATCCGTTCCACCGCGACACCGGCGGCCGCGAGCCAGACGGTCAACCGGGTGGCGATGATCGCGTGTGAATAGCCGGCCGGCGGCATGATCGAGAGCACTCCCTCAGGGCTGATCTCGTATCGATGATGCTCATCGGCAGCCATCATCTGGGCAAGGTCGTCGAGCGTCACGACCGCGGGCATGTGCCGGCCTACAACGTCTGCGCTCATGCGGAAATGGTACCCACCATTCCAACGACGGCTCCAGGGCCACGAGCAAGGTCCCCGCCGAGATCGCCCGCCGCGCCCAGCGCACCGGCACCCCGGTCCTCGCCCTGGCCGGCTCGCTTCGCGCGGGCTCCGGCTCCGTCCGCGACATCGGCATCGTCATCTCGCCGCCCCCGG
Coding sequences within it:
- a CDS encoding maleylpyruvate isomerase N-terminal domain-containing protein, with translation MREAEALRAAYDGVTAALSPLSPMELLAPTRCHGWTVADVVHHLTSDAQRALVALATPAAGPATRTFVTYWQSTPSPAPDWESAEREAAASAWAGRRAASVARSPELLAGLWRSTSVAAVHAAFAAPHAFVATQGHVLSTPDLLTTLATEAVIHHLDLLLGLPTAPEPAVSTLDGLLALHGGVRPADWGIEDYLLKGSGRLALSTTDRTTLGPSAGLFPLLG
- a CDS encoding Uma2 family endonuclease encodes the protein MSADVVGRHMPAVVTLDDLAQMMAADEHHRYEISPEGVLSIMPPAGYSHAIIATRLTVWLAAAGVAVERIAQAVGLRISGRSGGVGGRIPDLVVWSKPQADGIWLSAADVLLVVEIVSPASEGIDLVTKRNEYAAAGIPQYWIIDQDVAQTVTLHQLQGDRYAPRATMPLAWLLNTEPAEHDLI
- a CDS encoding glycerate kinase, coding for MRSCGNGTHHSNDGSRATSKVPAEIARRAQRTGTPVLALAGSLRAGSGSVRDIGIVISPPPAPMRMEDVVANAAPLLRGATERALRPIVLDAAIASR